A region of Candidatus Binatia bacterium DNA encodes the following proteins:
- a CDS encoding FGGY-family carbohydrate kinase, whose product MSSRGPLFAALDYGTGGAKCALFDVEGRCVACVREPWTYTEVAHPNEELGRGYAFDPDAFWAAVARCTRQAIAEAGVDAREIAGVATTAQRLGTVFLDAHGREIYAAPNIDGRGFAGALEVMGKLDMETGVRITGHWPPFVSSLARLVSHRAVGGAEVAHVLTLNDWLSYRLCGALVSEPSNACESLFLDVSARRWSEELLAALDVPQSVLPPIVEPATRIGEVSAAAAEQTGLAAGTPVFAGGGDTQCALLGSGVVEPGEAGAVLGTTTPVMAATVRPVLDPAGRLWTGCHVVPERWTLESNAGDTGIAYEWLLEVMGLAGDGAFAEAEAAMAGRGAAPPPVFSVAGPQIWDLLAYKPNQGLGLVFPLPPFTQRPARGDFLAAFLLNVACAIRANLEQVEAVLGTPVESVTLSGGMTRSAALLRMFAALLPRPLRVSEDANATALGAAVLAAAGQGAYGSVAEATAAMVRKRELPRDVALSADYEAYYARWRGLYDAVRELPV is encoded by the coding sequence ATGAGCTCGCGAGGGCCCCTGTTCGCCGCGCTCGACTACGGCACCGGCGGCGCGAAGTGCGCGCTGTTCGACGTCGAGGGACGCTGCGTCGCCTGCGTGCGCGAGCCGTGGACCTACACCGAGGTCGCGCACCCCAACGAGGAGCTCGGCCGCGGCTACGCGTTCGATCCCGACGCGTTCTGGGCCGCGGTCGCGCGCTGCACGCGCCAGGCGATCGCCGAGGCCGGCGTCGACGCCCGAGAGATCGCCGGCGTCGCGACCACCGCCCAGCGCCTCGGCACCGTCTTCCTCGACGCGCACGGACGCGAGATCTACGCGGCACCCAACATCGACGGACGCGGCTTCGCCGGCGCGCTCGAGGTGATGGGCAAGCTCGACATGGAGACCGGCGTGCGCATCACCGGGCACTGGCCGCCGTTCGTGTCGTCGCTCGCGCGCCTGGTCTCGCATCGCGCCGTCGGCGGCGCCGAGGTCGCGCACGTGCTGACGCTCAACGACTGGCTCTCCTACCGGCTCTGCGGAGCGCTGGTGTCGGAGCCGTCGAACGCGTGCGAGTCGCTGTTCCTCGACGTCTCCGCGCGGCGCTGGAGCGAGGAGCTGCTCGCCGCGCTCGACGTCCCGCAGAGCGTGCTGCCGCCGATCGTCGAGCCGGCGACGCGGATCGGCGAGGTGAGCGCTGCCGCCGCGGAGCAGACCGGGCTCGCCGCCGGCACGCCGGTGTTCGCCGGCGGCGGCGACACGCAGTGCGCGCTCCTCGGCTCGGGCGTCGTCGAGCCCGGCGAGGCGGGCGCGGTGCTCGGCACGACGACGCCGGTGATGGCGGCGACCGTGCGCCCGGTCCTCGATCCTGCCGGACGCCTGTGGACCGGCTGCCACGTCGTCCCCGAACGCTGGACGCTCGAGAGCAACGCCGGCGACACCGGCATCGCCTACGAGTGGCTGCTCGAGGTGATGGGGCTCGCCGGCGACGGCGCGTTCGCCGAGGCCGAGGCGGCGATGGCCGGGCGCGGCGCCGCGCCGCCGCCCGTGTTCTCCGTCGCCGGGCCGCAGATCTGGGACCTGCTCGCCTACAAGCCGAACCAGGGGCTCGGCCTCGTCTTCCCGCTGCCGCCCTTCACGCAGCGCCCGGCGCGCGGCGACTTCCTCGCCGCGTTCCTGCTCAACGTCGCGTGCGCGATCCGCGCCAACCTCGAGCAGGTCGAGGCGGTGCTCGGCACGCCGGTCGAGAGCGTGACGCTCTCCGGCGGCATGACGCGCAGCGCGGCGCTGCTGCGCATGTTCGCCGCGCTGCTGCCGCGGCCGCTGCGCGTCTCGGAGGACGCGAACGCGACCGCGCTCGGCGCCGCCGTGCTCGCCGCCGCAGGACAGGGCGCGTACGGCTCCGTCGCAGAGGCGACCGCCGCGATGGTCCGCAAGCGCGAGCTGCCGCGCGACGTGGCGCTCAGCGCGGACTACGAGGCGTACTACGCTCGCTGGCGCGGGTTGTACGACGCGGTGCGGGAGCTGCCCGTCTAG
- a CDS encoding protein-L-isoaspartate(D-aspartate) O-methyltransferase, which translates to MSAALLASGLAAALLVGLGLGVPLLGTAHAETGTPTPPAPTPSAALRGDTPEAAKLRDELVTEVARRDPWISSRVLDVLRAVPRHLFMPGAGLFEAYGNHAYPIGHGQTISQPTVVAIMTDALNLTGRERVLEVGTGSGYQAAILSRLAREVYSVEIVAPLGEEARKRLADLGFDNVHVRIGDGYQGWPEKAPFDRIILTAAPPELPAALVEQLADGGILVAPLGEVDQMLYRWTKRGGTLTRESLGAVRFVPMVPASPDESPED; encoded by the coding sequence ATGAGCGCCGCGCTGCTCGCGAGCGGCCTCGCGGCCGCCCTGCTCGTCGGCTTGGGGCTCGGCGTACCGCTGCTCGGCACGGCGCACGCGGAGACCGGCACGCCGACGCCGCCCGCACCTACCCCGAGCGCGGCGCTGCGCGGCGACACCCCCGAGGCCGCGAAGCTGCGCGACGAGCTCGTGACCGAGGTCGCGCGCCGCGACCCGTGGATCTCGTCCCGCGTCCTCGACGTGCTGCGCGCGGTACCGCGGCACCTCTTCATGCCGGGCGCGGGACTCTTCGAAGCGTACGGCAACCACGCCTACCCGATCGGCCACGGGCAGACGATCTCGCAGCCGACGGTGGTCGCGATCATGACCGACGCGCTGAACCTCACCGGCCGCGAGCGCGTGCTCGAGGTCGGGACCGGGTCGGGCTACCAGGCGGCGATCCTGTCGCGGCTCGCGCGCGAGGTCTACTCGGTCGAGATCGTCGCACCGCTCGGCGAGGAGGCGCGCAAGCGGCTCGCCGACCTCGGCTTCGACAACGTCCACGTCCGCATCGGCGACGGCTACCAGGGCTGGCCGGAGAAGGCGCCGTTCGATCGCATCATCCTCACCGCGGCGCCGCCCGAGCTGCCCGCGGCGCTCGTCGAGCAGCTCGCCGACGGCGGCATCCTGGTCGCCCCGCTCGGCGAGGTCGACCAGATGCTCTACCGCTGGACCAAGCGCGGCGGGACGCTGACCCGCGAGAGCCTCGGCGCCGTGCGCTTCGTGCCGATGGTTCCCGCATCGCCGGACGAGTCGCCGGAGGACTGA
- a CDS encoding lysylphosphatidylglycerol synthase transmembrane domain-containing protein, protein MRAETDPARRARRPPQSPAEESNGAPDAVAAAGLAPASDLSSYSSRRLLLATITFAVIGFGLLFFYSDGRELLNVASTIAWPRLLVPIGTTLLSYVLMAMSYEGIARAAGTPIGYVPMLRITFVSNIVNYIIATGGLSGFALRMFFFRQFGIPVGRAVTISFVQGLITNLTLLIFLAMGFVFLLTHESLGTAALVSAAVLLALFVVATLLALLLLLHRGVRRRVLFWGLEASHLIARKVLPHHRTPRRIRLWRLQLNIERGFAFILANWRQMVLPVVWIVLDWIVTLAVLWGCFWCVHLNIPFPLVTVGFAVGILFSMVSLAPGGIGIMEGSMTTVFVALGTPMEETVIAVLLFRLAYYGVPFVVSLAFFRSMLRVARGEVA, encoded by the coding sequence GTGCGCGCTGAAACCGATCCGGCGCGCCGCGCGCGTCGGCCACCGCAGAGCCCCGCGGAGGAGAGCAACGGCGCACCGGACGCCGTCGCCGCGGCCGGTCTCGCGCCCGCGTCGGATCTGTCGAGCTACTCGAGCCGCCGCCTCCTGCTCGCGACCATCACCTTCGCCGTCATCGGCTTCGGCCTGCTGTTCTTCTACAGCGACGGTCGCGAGCTGCTGAACGTCGCGTCCACCATCGCGTGGCCGCGCTTGCTCGTGCCGATCGGCACGACGCTGCTCAGCTACGTGCTGATGGCGATGTCGTACGAGGGGATCGCGCGCGCCGCCGGCACGCCGATCGGCTACGTGCCGATGCTGCGCATCACCTTCGTCTCGAACATCGTCAATTACATCATTGCGACGGGCGGGCTCTCGGGCTTCGCGCTGCGGATGTTCTTCTTCCGCCAGTTCGGCATCCCGGTCGGACGCGCGGTCACGATCTCGTTCGTCCAGGGTCTGATCACGAACCTGACGCTGCTCATCTTTCTCGCGATGGGCTTCGTCTTCCTGCTCACGCACGAGTCGCTCGGCACCGCGGCGCTGGTGTCGGCGGCGGTGCTGCTCGCGCTGTTCGTCGTCGCGACGCTGCTCGCGCTGCTCCTGCTCCTGCACCGCGGCGTGCGCCGCCGCGTGCTGTTCTGGGGCCTCGAGGCGAGCCACCTCATCGCGCGCAAGGTGCTGCCCCACCATCGTACGCCGCGGCGCATCCGCCTGTGGCGGCTGCAGCTCAACATCGAGCGCGGCTTCGCCTTCATCCTCGCCAACTGGCGGCAGATGGTGCTGCCGGTGGTGTGGATCGTCCTCGACTGGATCGTGACGCTGGCCGTGCTGTGGGGCTGCTTCTGGTGCGTGCACCTGAACATCCCCTTCCCGCTGGTCACGGTGGGCTTCGCCGTCGGCATCCTGTTCTCCATGGTGTCGCTGGCGCCGGGCGGCATCGGCATCATGGAAGGATCGATGACGACGGTCTTCGTCGCGCTCGGCACGCCGATGGAGGAGACGGTGATCGCCGTGCTGCTCTTCCGCCTCGCGTACTACGGCGTGCCGTTCGTCGTGAGCCTGGCCTTCTTCCGCAGCATGCTGCGGGTCGCGCGCGGGGAGGTCGCATGA
- a CDS encoding alanine racemase, which produces MKTTTLDLTTPALLIERRDLEHNLATMSVALPGARLRPHVKAHKCVALARLQAEHGHQAFTCATVREVEGLAAAGLGQDLLLANELADARRLGRVEARVTLAVDSPETIAAAARGGIKEVLIDVNVGLPRCGCDPSAAGRLADLARRSGLSVRGVMGYEGHVVGLEDRELRTRKTEQAMQLLLAAHAEVGGELISAGGTGTYDVNVWASEIQAGSYALMDTAYARLGLPFRQALSVLATVISVSPGYAVADCGLKAFGMDHGNPTLDGAKVWFCSDEHLTFGLDDETRIRVEGEPPDAPRDARSLRVGDRIRVWPAHVDPTMAYHERAYLVDGERVLDTWAIDLRGW; this is translated from the coding sequence GTGAAGACCACGACGCTCGACCTCACCACCCCGGCGCTGCTCATCGAGCGACGCGACCTCGAGCACAACCTCGCGACGATGTCGGTGGCGCTGCCGGGAGCGCGGCTGCGTCCGCACGTCAAGGCGCACAAGTGCGTGGCGCTCGCGCGCCTGCAGGCGGAGCACGGCCATCAGGCGTTCACCTGCGCGACCGTGCGCGAGGTCGAGGGGCTCGCTGCCGCCGGGCTCGGCCAGGACCTGCTGCTCGCGAACGAGCTCGCGGACGCGCGCCGGCTCGGACGGGTCGAGGCGCGCGTCACGCTCGCGGTCGACTCGCCGGAGACCATCGCCGCCGCCGCGCGCGGCGGCATCAAGGAGGTGCTGATCGACGTCAACGTCGGCCTGCCGCGCTGCGGCTGCGATCCGTCCGCGGCGGGTCGCCTCGCGGACCTCGCGCGCCGCTCCGGGCTCAGCGTGCGTGGCGTGATGGGCTACGAAGGGCACGTCGTCGGCCTCGAGGACCGCGAGCTGCGCACGCGCAAGACCGAGCAGGCGATGCAGCTCCTGCTCGCGGCGCACGCCGAGGTCGGCGGCGAGCTGATCTCCGCCGGCGGCACGGGGACGTACGACGTCAACGTGTGGGCGAGCGAGATCCAGGCGGGATCGTACGCGCTGATGGACACCGCGTACGCGCGACTCGGGCTGCCGTTCCGCCAGGCGCTGAGCGTGCTCGCGACGGTGATCTCGGTGTCGCCCGGCTACGCGGTCGCCGATTGCGGCTTGAAGGCGTTCGGGATGGACCACGGCAACCCGACGCTCGACGGCGCCAAGGTGTGGTTCTGCTCCGACGAGCACCTGACCTTCGGCCTCGACGACGAGACGCGGATCCGCGTCGAGGGCGAGCCGCCGGACGCGCCGCGCGACGCGCGCTCGCTGCGCGTCGGCGACCGCATCCGCGTGTGGCCGGCGCACGTCGATCCGACGATGGCGTACCACGAGCGCGCGTACCTCGTGGACGGCGAGCGCGTGCTCGACACGTGGGCGATCGACCTGCGCGGCTGGTGA
- a CDS encoding NUDIX domain-containing protein, producing MTKRTAQTVRARAHRDATVGVAVDVVPLAVTDGKLHAALVPVTSGRERGRLAFPGGRVRESESLDDAAARWLEHHLPRSGAHVEQLYTFGEPGRDPASRVVSVAYLALLAQPMEAPGISWHPCDALPRLAYDHATIARVAIERLRGKLAYTNLAFALIGRTFTLAELQQVYEAVLGRPLDRRNFRKRMLALGLLTPLAQTRHGAHRPARLYRFAVRRPIDLAMAGERAHG from the coding sequence TTGACGAAGCGCACCGCGCAGACGGTGCGCGCGAGGGCGCACCGCGACGCGACGGTCGGCGTGGCGGTCGACGTCGTCCCGCTCGCGGTCACGGACGGGAAGCTGCACGCGGCGCTCGTGCCGGTGACGAGCGGCCGTGAGCGCGGCCGCCTCGCCTTTCCGGGCGGTCGGGTGCGCGAGAGCGAGTCGCTCGACGACGCCGCGGCGCGCTGGCTCGAGCACCATCTGCCGCGCAGCGGCGCGCACGTCGAGCAGCTCTACACCTTCGGCGAGCCGGGACGCGACCCGGCGTCGCGCGTCGTGTCGGTCGCGTACCTCGCGCTGCTCGCGCAGCCGATGGAGGCGCCGGGGATCAGCTGGCACCCGTGCGACGCCCTGCCCCGCCTCGCCTACGACCACGCGACGATCGCGCGCGTTGCGATCGAGCGCCTGCGCGGCAAGCTCGCCTACACCAACCTCGCCTTCGCGCTGATCGGTCGGACGTTCACGCTCGCCGAGCTGCAGCAGGTCTACGAGGCGGTGCTCGGACGCCCGCTGGACCGCCGCAACTTCCGCAAGCGCATGCTGGCGCTCGGGCTCTTGACGCCGCTCGCCCAGACGCGGCACGGCGCACACCGCCCGGCGCGCCTCTACCGCTTCGCCGTCCGCCGCCCGATCGATCTGGCGATGGCGGGCGAGCGCGCGCACGGCTGA
- the nadA gene encoding quinolinate synthase NadA produces MNEASTPSAQELYESFAALGDPATYTPEACERIASTVAEIQRLKRERRAVILAHNYQRPEIFEVADFVGDSLELAQKATTVDADVIVFCGVHFMAETAKILNPTRTVLLPDLRAGCSLADSVDADELEERKRELLAMYPDLQVVCYVNTTAAVKAVCDVCCTSANAVKIVEALPSQNILFVPDENLARYVQQNTSKNIIAWNGNCYVHHQITPEQIEAVRKHMPHVKVLVHPECREDVIERADAVLSTSGMIRYAKESPATEFLVVTECGLSDRLLLELPEKRFYKSCKLCAYMKMITLEDTLKSLQEMRYPIELDEDVRAGAERSLRRMLELSA; encoded by the coding sequence ATGAACGAAGCGAGCACGCCGTCCGCGCAGGAGCTCTACGAGAGCTTCGCTGCTCTCGGCGATCCTGCGACCTACACCCCGGAGGCGTGTGAGCGCATCGCGTCCACCGTCGCCGAGATCCAGCGGCTCAAGCGCGAGCGCCGCGCCGTGATCCTGGCGCACAACTACCAGCGGCCGGAGATCTTCGAGGTCGCGGACTTCGTCGGCGACTCGCTCGAGCTCGCGCAGAAGGCCACCACCGTCGACGCCGACGTCATCGTCTTCTGCGGCGTCCACTTCATGGCGGAGACGGCGAAGATCCTGAACCCGACGCGCACCGTGCTGCTGCCCGACCTGCGTGCCGGCTGCTCGCTCGCCGACAGCGTCGACGCCGACGAGCTCGAGGAGCGCAAGCGCGAGCTGCTCGCGATGTACCCCGACCTGCAGGTGGTCTGCTACGTCAACACCACCGCCGCGGTGAAGGCGGTGTGCGACGTCTGCTGCACGTCGGCGAACGCCGTCAAGATCGTCGAGGCGCTGCCGAGCCAGAACATCCTCTTCGTCCCCGACGAGAACCTCGCCCGCTACGTCCAGCAGAACACCAGCAAGAACATCATCGCCTGGAACGGCAACTGCTACGTGCACCACCAGATCACGCCGGAGCAGATCGAGGCCGTCCGCAAGCACATGCCGCACGTCAAGGTGCTGGTGCACCCCGAGTGCCGCGAGGACGTGATCGAGCGCGCCGACGCCGTGCTCTCGACGAGCGGCATGATCCGCTACGCGAAGGAGAGTCCCGCCACCGAGTTCCTGGTCGTCACCGAGTGCGGGCTGTCCGATCGGCTGCTGCTCGAGCTGCCGGAGAAGCGCTTCTACAAGAGCTGCAAGCTGTGCGCGTACATGAAGATGATCACGCTCGAGGACACGCTGAAGTCGCTGCAGGAGATGCGCTACCCGATCGAGCTCGACGAGGACGTGCGCGCCGGCGCCGAGCGCTCGCTGCGCCGGATGCTGGAACTCTCCGCTTGA
- a CDS encoding TldD/PmbA family protein encodes MSERSVAHEPVDVAAAVVERARRAGATACDAVMIEIESSSTAVRLGEVETVKLSRERRLGLRCFVGQASAVASTADLSPDALDAFASQVVEMARAVAPDPLAGLPDPSLFARDFPELEIADPAGLELSPEERVERARRCEAAALGADPRLVNSEGAEFALSSSHVAYVSSLGFSGSYRTTSYSLSVAPVAAENGSMQRDYWYDASRSLARLADPESIGRKAAERALRRLGAKQVPTQQVPVVFDPQTAATLLSHVASAACGGALYRRASFLLDKVGQQIASPLVTIVDDGRMLRGLASRPFDAEGVATRRNVVIEHGVLKSYLLDTYSARKLGLATTGNAARSVGDVPGASPTNFYLEKGTCTPEEVIASVERGLYVTGLSGFGVNGVTGDYSRGASGLWIENGKLTHPVEEVTVAGNLLQMLRDIEMVADDLTFRSSIASPTIKIRQMTVAGR; translated from the coding sequence GTGAGCGAGCGGTCCGTGGCCCACGAGCCGGTCGACGTCGCGGCGGCGGTCGTCGAGCGCGCGCGGCGCGCGGGCGCGACCGCCTGCGACGCGGTGATGATCGAGATCGAGTCGTCGTCGACCGCGGTGCGTCTCGGCGAGGTCGAGACCGTCAAGCTGTCGCGCGAGCGTCGCCTCGGTCTGCGCTGCTTCGTCGGCCAGGCGAGTGCCGTCGCCTCGACCGCCGACCTCTCGCCCGACGCGCTCGACGCGTTCGCGAGCCAGGTGGTCGAGATGGCGCGCGCCGTGGCGCCGGATCCGCTCGCCGGGCTGCCCGATCCGTCGCTCTTCGCGCGCGACTTCCCGGAGCTCGAGATCGCCGATCCCGCGGGCCTCGAGCTGTCGCCGGAGGAGCGCGTCGAGCGTGCGCGGCGCTGCGAGGCGGCGGCGCTCGGCGCCGATCCGCGGCTCGTGAACTCCGAGGGCGCGGAGTTCGCGCTGTCCTCGTCGCACGTCGCCTACGTCTCGAGCCTCGGCTTCTCGGGCAGCTACCGCACGACGAGCTACTCGCTGTCGGTCGCGCCGGTCGCGGCGGAGAACGGCAGCATGCAGCGCGACTACTGGTACGACGCGTCGCGCTCGCTCGCGCGCCTCGCCGATCCGGAGAGCATCGGACGCAAGGCGGCGGAGCGCGCGCTGCGTCGGCTGGGCGCGAAGCAGGTGCCGACGCAGCAGGTGCCGGTGGTGTTCGATCCACAGACCGCGGCGACGCTGCTGTCGCACGTCGCGAGCGCCGCGTGCGGCGGCGCGCTCTACCGCCGTGCCTCGTTCCTGCTCGACAAGGTCGGCCAGCAGATCGCGAGCCCGCTCGTCACCATCGTCGACGACGGACGCATGCTGCGCGGCCTCGCCTCGCGCCCGTTCGACGCCGAGGGTGTCGCGACGCGACGCAACGTCGTCATCGAGCATGGCGTGCTGAAGAGCTACCTGCTCGACACCTACTCCGCGCGCAAGCTCGGGCTCGCGACGACGGGCAACGCGGCGCGCTCGGTCGGCGACGTCCCAGGTGCGAGCCCGACCAACTTCTACCTCGAGAAGGGCACGTGCACGCCCGAGGAGGTGATCGCCTCGGTCGAGCGCGGCCTCTACGTCACCGGCCTCTCCGGTTTCGGCGTGAACGGCGTCACCGGCGACTACTCGCGCGGCGCGTCGGGGCTGTGGATCGAGAACGGCAAGCTGACGCACCCCGTCGAGGAGGTGACGGTCGCGGGCAACCTGCTCCAGATGCTGCGCGACATCGAGATGGTCGCCGACGACCTCACCTTCCGCTCGAGCATCGCGTCGCCGACGATCAAGATCCGGCAGATGACCGTCGCCGGACGCTGA
- the tldD gene encoding metalloprotease TldD: MTQPEELAPQTFFFDRFGLDARTLEATLGSALARRADFADLYFEFRTVQSVALEEGLVKKTTHSVSQGVGVRVLAGEKTGYAYSDEVTAERLQLAAQHARQIAASGASSTAVDLRRGQGAAPHDLYPVAPDALVRPLPERIALLERVDREARAFDRRITNVIASLSIEDKLVLIANSAGELVSDRQPLLRLQVTCIAEDGGRRHSGSFGGGGRVGFEFLLGDEERALAYAREAARQAVVAFDAVDTPAGQMTVVLGPGWPGVLLHEAVGHGLEGDFNRKGTSAFSKLMGERVASELCTVIDDGTLPSRRGSLNVDDEGTPTRRNVLIEKGRLVGYLQDRLNARLMGVAPTGNGRRESFMHYPMPRMTNTFMLAGEDDPEDIIRSVDRGLYAVSFGGGQVDITNGKFVFSASEAYLIEGGKIGAPVKDATLIGNGPDVLTRITRVGADLKLDEGVGVCGKDGQSVPVGVGLPTVRIDGITVGGTRT; encoded by the coding sequence ATGACACAGCCGGAAGAGCTCGCACCGCAGACGTTCTTCTTCGACCGCTTCGGGCTCGACGCGCGCACGCTCGAGGCCACGCTCGGCTCCGCGCTCGCGCGCCGCGCCGACTTCGCGGACCTCTACTTCGAGTTCCGCACCGTGCAGAGCGTCGCCCTCGAAGAGGGCCTGGTGAAGAAGACGACGCACAGCGTTTCGCAAGGTGTCGGCGTGCGCGTCCTCGCCGGCGAGAAGACGGGCTACGCCTACTCCGACGAGGTGACGGCGGAGCGTCTGCAGCTCGCGGCGCAGCACGCGCGGCAGATCGCGGCTTCGGGCGCGTCGAGCACCGCGGTCGACCTGCGCCGCGGCCAGGGTGCTGCGCCGCACGACCTCTACCCGGTCGCGCCCGACGCGCTGGTGCGTCCGCTGCCCGAGCGCATCGCGCTCCTCGAGCGGGTCGACCGCGAGGCGCGCGCCTTCGACCGGCGCATCACCAACGTCATCGCGTCGCTGTCGATCGAGGACAAGCTCGTGCTGATCGCGAACTCGGCGGGCGAGCTGGTCAGCGACCGCCAGCCGCTGCTCCGCCTGCAGGTGACGTGCATCGCCGAGGATGGCGGACGACGGCACTCGGGATCGTTCGGCGGCGGCGGACGCGTCGGGTTCGAGTTCCTGCTCGGCGACGAGGAGCGCGCGCTCGCGTACGCGCGCGAGGCCGCGCGGCAGGCGGTCGTCGCGTTCGACGCGGTCGACACGCCCGCCGGGCAGATGACGGTCGTGCTCGGCCCTGGCTGGCCGGGCGTGCTGCTGCACGAGGCGGTCGGCCACGGGCTCGAGGGCGACTTCAACCGCAAGGGCACGTCGGCGTTCTCGAAGCTCATGGGCGAGCGCGTCGCGTCCGAGCTCTGCACGGTGATCGACGACGGCACCCTGCCCTCGCGCCGCGGCTCGCTCAACGTCGACGACGAGGGCACGCCGACGCGGCGCAACGTGCTGATCGAGAAGGGCCGTCTCGTCGGCTACCTGCAGGACCGCCTGAACGCGCGCCTGATGGGCGTCGCGCCGACCGGCAACGGACGGCGCGAAAGCTTCATGCACTACCCGATGCCGCGCATGACGAACACCTTCATGCTCGCGGGCGAGGACGACCCCGAGGACATCATCCGCTCGGTCGACCGCGGGCTCTACGCGGTGTCGTTCGGCGGCGGCCAGGTCGACATCACGAACGGCAAGTTCGTCTTCTCCGCGAGCGAGGCCTACCTGATCGAGGGCGGCAAGATCGGCGCGCCGGTCAAGGACGCGACGCTGATCGGCAACGGCCCGGATGTCTTGACGCGGATCACGCGCGTCGGCGCCGACTTGAAGCTCGACGAGGGCGTCGGCGTGTGCGGCAAGGACGGACAGTCGGTGCCGGTCGGCGTCGGGCTGCCGACGGTGCGCATCGACGGCATCACCGTCGGAGGGACGCGGACGTGA
- a CDS encoding (deoxy)nucleoside triphosphate pyrophosphohydrolase: protein MSAPVEVAAGLLRDGEQVLVCQRRADASAHPLKWEFPGGKLEPGESPEACLERELAEELGIRVTVGPRIASVEHVYPNGPYVRVHFFAITSHRGTIENRVFEQIRWLPIARLCELDFLAADRPLIELLRRREMLDTAARRHMLDSTGSRPRKTDEDR, encoded by the coding sequence GTGAGCGCGCCGGTGGAGGTTGCGGCGGGCCTGCTGCGCGACGGCGAGCAGGTGCTCGTCTGCCAGCGGCGCGCGGACGCGAGCGCGCACCCGCTGAAGTGGGAGTTTCCGGGCGGCAAGCTCGAGCCCGGCGAGTCGCCGGAAGCGTGCCTCGAGCGCGAGCTCGCCGAGGAGCTCGGCATCCGCGTCACCGTCGGCCCGCGCATCGCGAGCGTCGAGCACGTCTACCCGAACGGGCCGTACGTGCGGGTCCACTTCTTCGCGATCACGAGCCATCGCGGTACCATCGAGAATCGGGTGTTCGAGCAGATCCGCTGGCTCCCGATCGCGCGTCTCTGCGAGCTCGACTTCCTCGCTGCCGACCGGCCGCTGATCGAGCTGCTCCGGCGACGCGAGATGCTTGACACGGCCGCCAGGCGACACATGCTCGACTCTACGGGCTCACGCCCGAGAAAGACCGACGAGGATCGATGA
- a CDS encoding tetratricopeptide repeat protein has translation MPSIDEIRGALYRSAAHPGTDLAAAALLVAAEEYPDLDRARYLAFLDDVAERVRRELGDTPTPDHARRAMCAELFERLGFAGDTEDYYDPRNSYLNEVIDRRRGIPITLAVVYIAVGTRLGQPVYGVNAPGHFLVRHADVLLDPFASGRVVERATLAAWLAQMGVEDADAQVARLVAAPPDTRAVLVRILGNLKANHLQRKDFTRALAVVDRLVHLDPTNPLWLRDRGALYQRLDCPHAAVADFERYLRLVPNDPEGDVIREALVKLKRQAPTLQ, from the coding sequence ATGCCTTCCATCGACGAGATCCGCGGCGCCCTCTACCGCAGCGCTGCGCACCCCGGCACCGACCTTGCCGCGGCCGCGCTGCTCGTGGCCGCCGAGGAGTATCCGGACCTCGACCGCGCGCGCTACCTCGCCTTCCTCGACGACGTCGCCGAGCGCGTTCGTCGCGAGCTCGGGGACACGCCGACGCCGGACCACGCGCGGCGCGCGATGTGCGCGGAGCTCTTCGAGCGCCTCGGCTTCGCGGGCGACACCGAAGACTACTACGACCCGCGCAACAGCTACCTGAACGAGGTCATCGATCGCCGCCGCGGCATCCCGATCACGCTCGCCGTGGTCTACATCGCGGTCGGCACGCGGCTCGGCCAGCCGGTCTACGGCGTCAACGCGCCCGGCCACTTCCTCGTGCGCCACGCCGACGTGCTGCTCGATCCGTTCGCGAGCGGACGGGTCGTCGAGCGCGCGACGCTCGCGGCGTGGCTCGCGCAGATGGGGGTCGAGGACGCGGACGCGCAGGTCGCACGCCTCGTCGCAGCACCGCCCGACACGCGCGCGGTGCTCGTGCGCATCCTCGGCAACCTCAAGGCGAACCACCTGCAGCGCAAGGACTTCACGCGGGCGCTCGCGGTCGTCGACCGGCTCGTCCACCTCGATCCGACGAACCCGCTCTGGCTGCGCGATCGCGGCGCGCTCTACCAGCGGCTCGACTGCCCGCACGCCGCGGTCGCCGACTTCGAGCGCTACCTGCGGCTCGTGCCGAACGATCCCGAGGGCGACGTCATCCGCGAGGCGCTCGTCAAGCTGAAGCGCCAGGCGCCGACGCTGCAGTGA